The following proteins come from a genomic window of Burkholderia stabilis:
- a CDS encoding glycosyltransferase, translating to MTSPDCPTPLDDVAVLLPAYNGHDDVVRTLASFREDAPVHVLIVDDGSTPPIVAPDLPGLAIDVLRMPQNGGIERALAAGIDALAARGFRYAARIDAGDLAAPQRLAKERAFLGAHPRVACVGMWTQVVSRAGEPRFMLTPPADPRTLRRTRFLRSPLVHPSVMLRIDAVREVGNYREKYRAAEDLDLFLRLMQRYDCANLPELGLYYELNEGGISATKRRRQLVSTLQLLFSHFNALNPYDWAGLAKNLLHFVTPYRTLQRIKQTLFAARPSA from the coding sequence ATGACGTCCCCTGATTGCCCGACCCCGCTCGACGATGTGGCCGTGCTGCTGCCGGCCTACAACGGGCACGACGACGTCGTCCGGACCCTCGCGTCGTTTCGCGAGGACGCGCCCGTGCACGTGCTGATCGTCGACGACGGCAGCACGCCGCCGATCGTCGCGCCCGACCTGCCCGGCCTCGCGATCGACGTGCTGCGCATGCCGCAGAACGGCGGCATCGAACGCGCGCTCGCGGCCGGCATCGACGCGCTCGCCGCGCGCGGCTTCCGCTATGCGGCGCGCATCGATGCGGGCGACCTCGCCGCGCCGCAGCGCCTCGCGAAGGAGCGCGCGTTTCTCGGCGCCCACCCGCGCGTGGCCTGCGTCGGCATGTGGACGCAGGTCGTGTCGCGTGCCGGCGAACCGCGCTTCATGCTGACGCCGCCCGCCGATCCGCGCACGCTGCGCCGCACGCGCTTCCTGCGCTCGCCGCTCGTGCATCCGTCGGTCATGTTGCGCATCGATGCCGTGCGCGAAGTCGGCAACTATCGCGAGAAATACCGCGCGGCCGAGGATCTCGATCTTTTTTTACGGTTAATGCAACGCTACGATTGCGCGAACCTGCCGGAACTCGGCCTCTATTACGAACTTAACGAGGGCGGGATCAGCGCGACCAAGCGCCGACGTCAGCTCGTATCGACGCTGCAGCTGCTGTTCAGCCACTTCAACGCGCTGAACCCGTACGACTGGGCCGGCCTCGCCAAGAACCTGCTGCATTTCGTGACGCCGTACCGCACGCTGCAGCGGATCAAGCAGACGCTGTTCGCCGCGCGGCCGTCCGCGTAG
- a CDS encoding urease accessory protein UreF — protein sequence MTTTELVALLHLASPALPIGAFSYSQGLEAALDANLIRDAESARDWIASGLTDVLAHGELPFLAHQLARWHAHDAPALAAENAWFVASRESAELRRETEQMGWSLAQLCASLEWGDAARRATLASLSPIALPTAFAYAAAAHDAGADATLAAYAFGWVENQTSAALKAVPLGQLAGQRIIVALRGAIDAAVRRALATPPDAVNTFAPQLGILSARHETQYSRLFRS from the coding sequence ATGACCACCACTGAACTCGTCGCGCTGCTGCATCTCGCGTCGCCGGCGCTGCCGATCGGCGCGTTCAGCTATTCGCAGGGCCTCGAAGCCGCGCTCGACGCGAACCTGATCCGCGATGCGGAATCCGCGCGCGACTGGATCGCGAGCGGCCTGACCGACGTGCTCGCGCACGGCGAGTTGCCGTTCCTCGCGCACCAGCTCGCGCGCTGGCACGCGCACGACGCGCCCGCGCTCGCCGCCGAAAACGCATGGTTCGTCGCGAGCCGCGAATCGGCGGAACTGCGCCGCGAAACCGAGCAGATGGGCTGGTCGCTCGCGCAGCTCTGCGCATCGCTCGAATGGGGCGATGCCGCGCGCCGCGCGACGCTCGCATCGCTGTCGCCGATCGCGCTGCCGACCGCGTTCGCATACGCAGCCGCCGCGCACGACGCCGGCGCCGACGCAACGCTCGCCGCGTACGCATTCGGCTGGGTCGAAAACCAGACGTCCGCCGCGCTGAAGGCCGTGCCGCTCGGCCAGCTCGCCGGGCAACGCATCATCGTCGCGCTGCGCGGCGCGATCGACGCGGCCGTGCGCCGCGCGCTCGCGACACCGCCCGACGCCGTCAACACGTTCGCGCCGCAACTCGGCATCCTCTCCGCGCGGCACGAAACCCAGTACTCGCGCTTGTTCCGCTCCTGA
- a CDS encoding oligosaccharide flippase family protein: MLKRFGNPDVAKAVANLVWLGLERLTQIGVAIAISGLLARYFGPDVFGKWQYANTLLLVLAPLTWVCGAEILVPTIVQRPPAQLGAVLGSAFALRIVVSVAALVVTWIAIAAGAFDPLVGAMLAGLAVTMVFREPFVGMINAWLQSMTYSKPQLVTSMVTALAKALLVWLLVRAAAGPARFAWLWALEAAAIGFALLLYYRHRNGGALGWTFDKPLFRHFATAGTVFWLGLICMYLFLKLDRLMLERHVSFADLGRYSAAQQLNENWITLALMLAQTIAPAFVYRVQDVARLRRNIVRLIAMTACLMTAGALVLDAAAPLIVGKVFGRGYEASVDIFRWAVWLSVPAGIEAIGNLIVLKYQAKFVLLSKWLLALAIAALVNLFAIPRLGLYGALVGLAAGYLAAAAVNFYYIRFKLRP; the protein is encoded by the coding sequence ATGCTGAAGCGATTCGGCAACCCGGACGTCGCGAAAGCCGTCGCGAACCTCGTCTGGCTGGGGCTTGAACGGCTCACGCAGATCGGCGTCGCGATCGCGATCAGCGGTCTTCTGGCCCGTTATTTCGGGCCGGACGTGTTCGGCAAATGGCAGTATGCGAATACGCTTCTCCTCGTGCTGGCGCCGCTCACCTGGGTGTGCGGCGCGGAAATCCTCGTTCCGACCATCGTCCAGCGCCCGCCCGCCCAGCTCGGCGCGGTGCTCGGCAGCGCGTTCGCGCTGCGCATCGTCGTATCGGTCGCCGCGCTCGTCGTGACCTGGATCGCGATCGCCGCGGGCGCCTTCGATCCGCTGGTCGGCGCAATGCTCGCGGGCCTGGCGGTCACCATGGTGTTCCGCGAGCCATTCGTCGGCATGATCAACGCGTGGCTGCAGAGCATGACCTACAGCAAGCCGCAGCTCGTCACCAGCATGGTCACCGCGCTCGCGAAGGCGCTGCTCGTGTGGCTGCTGGTCCGCGCAGCCGCCGGCCCCGCGCGCTTCGCGTGGCTGTGGGCGCTCGAGGCCGCCGCGATCGGCTTCGCGCTGCTGCTGTACTACCGGCATCGTAACGGCGGCGCACTCGGCTGGACGTTCGACAAACCGCTGTTCAGGCACTTTGCGACGGCCGGCACGGTGTTCTGGCTCGGCCTCATCTGCATGTACCTGTTCCTGAAGCTCGACCGCCTGATGCTCGAGCGCCACGTGTCGTTCGCCGATCTCGGCCGCTATTCGGCCGCGCAACAGCTCAACGAGAACTGGATCACGCTCGCGCTGATGCTCGCGCAAACCATCGCGCCCGCTTTCGTCTACCGCGTGCAGGACGTCGCGCGACTGCGCCGCAACATCGTCCGGCTGATCGCGATGACGGCCTGCCTGATGACGGCCGGCGCGCTCGTGCTCGACGCAGCCGCCCCGCTGATCGTCGGCAAGGTGTTCGGCCGCGGCTACGAGGCATCGGTCGACATCTTCCGCTGGGCCGTCTGGCTGTCCGTGCCGGCCGGCATCGAGGCGATAGGCAATCTTATCGTTCTCAAATATCAAGCAAAATTCGTCTTGCTGTCGAAATGGCTGCTCGCGCTCGCGATCGCCGCGCTCGTCAACCTGTTCGCGATCCCGCGGCTCGGGCTGTACGGCGCGCTCGTCGGGCTGGCCGCCGGCTACCTGGCGGCGGCGGCCGTCAATTTTTATTACATCCGTTTCAAGCTGCGACCATGA
- the galE gene encoding UDP-glucose 4-epimerase GalE, with translation MTAKGTILVTGGAGYIGSHTAVELLGNGYDVVIVDNLVNSKAESVRRIEQITGKTPAFHQVDVCDEAALAKVFDAHPITGTIHFAALKAVGESVAKPLEYYQNNIGGLLAVLKVMRERNVKQFVFSSSATVYGVPERSPIDESFPLSATNPYGQSKLIAEQILRDLEVSDPSWRIATLRYFNPVGAHVSGLIGEDPAGIPNNLMPYVAQVAVGKLEKLRVFGADYPTPDGTGVRDYIHVVDLAKGHIAALDALAKRDASFVVNLGTGQGYSVLEVVRAFEKASGRPVPYELVARRPGDIAECYANPQAAADIIGWRATLGIEEMCADHWRWQEGNPRGFV, from the coding sequence ATGACTGCTAAAGGCACCATCCTCGTCACCGGCGGAGCGGGCTATATCGGTTCGCACACGGCCGTCGAGCTGCTCGGCAACGGCTACGATGTCGTGATCGTCGACAACCTAGTCAACAGCAAGGCCGAGTCGGTACGGCGCATCGAACAGATCACGGGCAAGACGCCCGCGTTTCACCAGGTCGACGTGTGCGACGAAGCCGCGCTCGCAAAGGTGTTCGACGCACACCCGATCACCGGCACGATTCACTTCGCGGCGCTGAAGGCCGTCGGCGAATCGGTCGCCAAGCCGCTCGAGTACTACCAGAACAACATCGGCGGCCTGCTTGCCGTGCTCAAGGTCATGCGCGAGCGCAACGTGAAGCAGTTCGTGTTCAGCTCGTCCGCGACCGTGTACGGCGTGCCCGAGCGCTCGCCGATCGACGAATCGTTCCCGCTGTCGGCGACGAACCCGTACGGCCAGTCGAAGCTGATCGCCGAACAGATCCTGCGCGATCTCGAGGTATCCGACCCGTCGTGGCGCATCGCGACGCTGCGCTACTTCAATCCGGTCGGCGCGCACGTGAGCGGGCTGATCGGCGAGGACCCGGCCGGCATCCCGAACAACCTGATGCCGTATGTCGCGCAGGTCGCGGTCGGCAAGCTGGAGAAGCTGCGCGTGTTCGGCGCCGACTACCCGACGCCGGACGGCACGGGCGTGCGCGACTACATCCACGTCGTCGATCTCGCAAAGGGACACATCGCCGCGCTCGACGCGCTGGCCAAGCGCGACGCGAGCTTCGTCGTGAACCTCGGCACCGGGCAGGGCTACAGCGTGCTGGAAGTGGTCCGCGCGTTCGAGAAGGCCTCGGGCCGCCCGGTGCCGTACGAACTCGTCGCGCGCCGCCCGGGCGACATCGCCGAGTGCTACGCGAACCCGCAGGCCGCGGCCGACATCATCGGCTGGCGCGCGACGCTCGGCATCGAAGAAATGTGTGCCGACCACTGGCGATGGCAGGAGGGGAACCCGCGCGGTTTTGTATAA
- a CDS encoding glycosyltransferase family 4 protein: MSATSPLRIALVCNTAWAIYTYRHGLIRALVARGAEVVVIAPHDRTVPLLEQMGCRYVALAVASKGTSPREDLGTLAALVRHYRALKPDLVFHYTIKPNIYGSVAAWLARVPSIAVTTGLGYVFIQKSRAAAVAKRLYRFAFRFPREVWFLNRDDLATFTDEQLLAHPDRARLLHGEGVDLEQFAPVPLPAGDAPVFILIGRLLWDKGVREYVEAARIVRARFPRARFQLLGPLGVDNPSAIGRADVDTWVGEGVVEYLGEAHDVRPHIAAADCVVLPSYREGVPRTLMEASAMGRPIVATDVPGCRDVVADGETGFLCRVRDSASLAEQLLRMIELGTAGREAMGARGRQKVTAEFDEQQVVERYRQTIHSLTGITF; encoded by the coding sequence ATGTCCGCCACCTCCCCGCTGCGCATCGCGCTCGTCTGCAACACGGCCTGGGCGATCTACACGTATCGCCACGGGCTGATCCGTGCGCTCGTCGCGCGCGGCGCCGAGGTCGTCGTGATCGCGCCGCACGACCGCACGGTGCCGCTGCTCGAGCAGATGGGCTGCCGCTACGTGGCGCTCGCGGTCGCGTCGAAAGGCACGAGCCCGCGCGAGGATCTCGGCACGCTCGCCGCGCTGGTGCGCCACTACCGCGCGCTGAAGCCCGATCTCGTGTTCCATTACACGATCAAACCGAATATCTACGGCTCGGTCGCCGCGTGGCTCGCGCGCGTGCCGTCGATCGCGGTGACGACGGGGCTCGGTTACGTGTTCATCCAGAAGAGCCGCGCGGCGGCGGTCGCGAAGCGCCTGTACCGGTTCGCGTTCCGCTTCCCGCGTGAAGTCTGGTTCCTGAACCGCGACGATCTCGCGACCTTCACCGACGAACAGTTGCTCGCGCATCCCGACCGCGCGCGGCTGCTGCACGGCGAAGGCGTCGATCTCGAACAGTTCGCGCCCGTGCCGCTGCCCGCCGGCGACGCACCCGTCTTCATCCTGATCGGCCGGCTGCTGTGGGACAAGGGCGTGCGCGAATACGTGGAGGCCGCGCGCATCGTGCGCGCCCGCTTCCCCCGCGCGCGCTTCCAGTTGCTCGGGCCGCTCGGCGTCGACAACCCGAGCGCGATCGGTCGCGCCGATGTCGACACGTGGGTCGGCGAAGGCGTCGTCGAGTATCTCGGCGAGGCGCACGACGTGCGCCCGCACATCGCGGCGGCCGACTGCGTCGTGCTGCCGTCGTACCGCGAAGGCGTGCCGCGCACGCTGATGGAAGCGTCGGCGATGGGCCGCCCGATCGTCGCGACCGACGTGCCGGGCTGTCGCGACGTCGTCGCCGACGGCGAAACCGGCTTCCTGTGCCGCGTGCGTGACAGCGCGAGCCTCGCGGAGCAACTGCTCCGCATGATCGAACTCGGAACCGCCGGCCGCGAAGCGATGGGCGCGCGCGGCCGGCAGAAGGTCACGGCGGAATTCGACGAGCAGCAGGTCGTCGAACGTTACCGGCAGACCATCCACTCGTTGACCGGCATCACCTTTTGA
- the ureG gene encoding urease accessory protein UreG — MNAPAPSSARRTKKLPPLRVGIGGPVGSGKTTLLEMLCKAMRERYDLVAITNDIYTKEDQRLLTVAGALPEERIMGVETGGCPHTAIREDASINLEAVDRMLSRFPDADIVFIESGGDNLAATFSPELSDLTIYVIDVAGGEKIPRKGGPGITKSDLLVINKTDLAPLVGANLDVMASDTKKMRGERPYVMTNLKALEGVADVIAFIEKKGLLTV; from the coding sequence ATGAACGCACCCGCCCCCTCCTCCGCCCGCCGCACGAAGAAACTGCCGCCGCTGCGCGTCGGCATCGGCGGCCCTGTCGGCTCCGGCAAGACCACGCTGCTCGAAATGCTGTGCAAGGCGATGCGCGAGCGCTACGACCTCGTCGCGATCACGAACGACATCTACACGAAGGAAGACCAGCGGCTGCTGACGGTGGCCGGCGCGCTGCCCGAGGAGCGCATCATGGGCGTCGAGACGGGCGGCTGCCCGCACACGGCGATCCGCGAGGATGCGTCGATCAACCTCGAAGCCGTCGACCGGATGCTGTCGCGCTTTCCCGACGCCGACATCGTGTTCATCGAATCGGGCGGCGACAATCTCGCAGCCACGTTCAGCCCCGAGCTGTCGGACCTGACGATCTACGTGATCGACGTCGCGGGCGGCGAGAAGATTCCGCGCAAGGGCGGCCCCGGCATCACGAAATCGGACCTGCTCGTGATCAACAAGACCGACCTCGCGCCGCTGGTCGGCGCGAACCTCGACGTGATGGCGTCCGACACGAAGAAGATGCGCGGCGAGCGGCCCTACGTGATGACGAACCTGAAGGCGCTCGAAGGCGTCGCGGACGTGATCGCGTTCATCGAGAAGAAGGGTTTGCTGACGGTCTGA
- a CDS encoding Kdo hydroxylase family protein, which produces MSESQIIEVSSADWSGHNLSAPREQLLAAVEEGKVLYFPHLRFAIEGGEEALLDPALADPKRKNISLAPNGGALAGVLGDSVTQSAVRALVARFQQQAGTLVDGLFPEYSGKLRVAPTSLRLMQVETRETSWRKDDSRLHVDAFPSRPNYGERILRVFTNVNPAGVPRVWRVGEPFEDVAKRFLPHIRPQLPGAAWLLNLLHVTKSPRSAYDHLMLNLHDSMKADLDYQKTSPQETMPFPPGCVWICFSDQTSHAVMSGQFMLEQTFFLPVDAMVRRECAPLGILERLQGRALV; this is translated from the coding sequence ATGAGCGAATCCCAGATCATCGAAGTCTCGTCCGCCGACTGGAGCGGACACAACCTATCGGCGCCGCGCGAGCAACTGCTGGCCGCGGTCGAGGAAGGCAAGGTGCTGTATTTCCCGCACCTGCGCTTCGCGATCGAAGGCGGCGAGGAAGCGCTGCTCGATCCGGCGCTTGCCGACCCGAAACGCAAGAACATCAGCCTCGCGCCGAACGGCGGCGCGCTCGCCGGCGTGCTCGGCGACAGCGTCACGCAGTCGGCCGTGCGCGCGCTCGTCGCGCGCTTCCAGCAGCAGGCCGGCACGCTCGTCGACGGCCTCTTTCCCGAATACAGCGGCAAGCTGCGCGTCGCGCCGACGAGCCTGCGCCTGATGCAGGTCGAGACGCGCGAGACCTCGTGGCGCAAGGACGACAGCCGGCTGCACGTCGATGCGTTCCCGTCGCGGCCGAACTACGGCGAGCGCATCCTGCGCGTGTTCACGAACGTGAACCCGGCCGGCGTGCCGCGCGTGTGGCGCGTCGGCGAGCCGTTCGAGGACGTCGCGAAGCGCTTCCTGCCGCACATCCGGCCGCAGCTGCCGGGCGCCGCGTGGCTGCTGAACCTGCTGCACGTGACGAAGTCGCCGCGCAGCGCGTACGACCACCTGATGCTGAACCTGCACGACAGCATGAAGGCCGACCTCGACTACCAGAAGACAAGCCCGCAGGAGACGATGCCGTTTCCGCCGGGCTGCGTGTGGATATGTTTCTCGGATCAGACTTCGCACGCTGTGATGTCCGGCCAGTTCATGCTCGAGCAGACGTTCTTCCTGCCGGTCGACGCGATGGTCCGCCGCGAATGCGCGCCGCTCGGCATTCTCGAACGCCTGCAGGGCAGGGCGCTGGTTTGA
- the waaC gene encoding lipopolysaccharide heptosyltransferase I, protein MQKILIVRVSSLGDVVHNMPVIADIRRRHPDAQIDWLVEESFVDLVRLVDGVRDVLPFSLRRWRKKPFSGATWREIRAFRRRLAAEQYDLVIDCQGLIKTAWVASWARGPLVGLGNRTDGAGYEWPVRFFYRKRVPIAPRTHVVERSRQLVAAALGDPAPTPADPVDFGLDTRAATLAVAALGLNLPVPYVVFVHATSRADKQWPDAAWIELGQALVRRGASLVLPWGNDAERATSERLAQAFGEAAIVPPKLSLPAVVGLIDGAAATVGVDTGLVHIAAALKRPTVELYNFATAWRTGGYWSPNVVNLGTAGQPPSIAQVKSTLAGFGLL, encoded by the coding sequence GTGCAAAAGATCCTGATCGTGCGCGTGTCGTCGCTGGGCGACGTCGTGCACAACATGCCGGTGATCGCCGATATCCGGCGCCGCCACCCCGATGCGCAGATCGACTGGCTCGTCGAGGAAAGTTTCGTCGACCTTGTGCGGCTCGTCGACGGCGTGCGCGACGTGCTGCCGTTCTCGCTGCGCCGCTGGCGCAAGAAGCCGTTCTCGGGCGCCACGTGGCGCGAGATCCGCGCGTTCCGCCGGCGCCTCGCGGCCGAGCAGTACGATCTCGTGATCGATTGCCAGGGGCTCATCAAGACGGCCTGGGTCGCAAGCTGGGCGCGCGGCCCGCTCGTCGGGCTCGGCAACCGCACCGACGGCGCCGGCTACGAATGGCCGGTGCGCTTCTTCTACCGCAAGCGCGTGCCGATCGCGCCGCGCACGCACGTCGTCGAGCGTTCGCGGCAACTCGTCGCGGCCGCGCTGGGCGACCCGGCGCCGACGCCGGCCGATCCGGTCGACTTCGGCCTCGACACGCGCGCGGCGACGCTCGCGGTGGCCGCGCTCGGCCTGAACCTGCCGGTGCCGTACGTGGTGTTCGTCCATGCGACGTCGCGTGCCGACAAGCAGTGGCCGGACGCCGCTTGGATCGAGCTCGGCCAGGCGCTCGTGCGGCGCGGTGCGTCGCTGGTGCTGCCGTGGGGCAACGACGCGGAGCGCGCGACGAGCGAGCGGCTCGCCCAGGCGTTCGGCGAGGCGGCGATCGTGCCGCCGAAGTTGTCGCTGCCGGCCGTGGTCGGTCTGATCGACGGCGCGGCGGCGACCGTCGGGGTTGATACAGGTCTGGTTCACATCGCGGCCGCGCTGAAGCGTCCGACGGTCGAACTGTACAATTTCGCGACGGCCTGGCGCACCGGCGGCTACTGGTCGCCGAACGTCGTCAATCTCGGCACGGCGGGGCAGCCCCCGTCGATCGCCCAGGTGAAGTCGACGCTCGCGGGCTTCGGTCTCCTGTAA
- the waaA gene encoding lipid IV(A) 3-deoxy-D-manno-octulosonic acid transferase: MLRAIYRALWWLVAPIAVIRLYVRSRKERGYREHIGERFGHVSGRSRDDRAPLIWVHAVSVGETRAAQPLIDALMHARPDARILLTHMTPSGRATGEQIFGDRVLRCYLPYDMPGAVRRFLRAWRPTLGLVMETEVWPTLIDECRRADVPLVLTNARMSARSFRRAAKFGAATRDVFGGFSRVLAQSPADAERLTSLGARNVSVLGNLKFDMTTPPELAARGHAWRDAIGARPVWVAASTRENEEALVLQAFAAMRTPGALLVLVPRHPQRFAEVEALVERNGLKGARRSVWAADAAALAAGRPAAEPLPDDVTVLLGDSMGELGAYYAAADVAFIGGSLLPLGGQNLIEACAVGVPVLIGPHVFNFTQATADAVAAGAAMQVADPLDLAHVLDALFADKARRIAMGAAGAAFASRHRGATARTVDVLAALLPPAVRGARALQDTQDASDE, encoded by the coding sequence ATGCTGAGGGCGATCTATCGTGCACTGTGGTGGCTCGTCGCACCGATCGCGGTCATCCGGCTTTACGTGCGCTCGCGCAAGGAGCGCGGCTACCGCGAGCACATCGGCGAACGCTTTGGCCACGTGAGCGGTCGCTCGCGCGACGACCGCGCGCCGCTGATCTGGGTGCATGCGGTATCGGTCGGCGAGACGCGCGCCGCGCAGCCGCTGATCGACGCGCTGATGCACGCGCGCCCCGATGCGCGCATCCTGCTCACGCACATGACGCCGAGCGGCCGCGCAACCGGCGAACAGATCTTCGGCGATCGCGTGCTGCGCTGCTACCTGCCGTACGACATGCCGGGCGCGGTGCGGCGCTTCCTGCGCGCGTGGCGGCCGACGCTGGGCCTCGTGATGGAAACCGAGGTGTGGCCGACGCTGATCGACGAATGCCGCCGCGCGGACGTGCCGCTCGTGCTCACCAATGCGCGAATGTCCGCGCGTTCGTTCCGGCGCGCGGCGAAGTTCGGCGCGGCGACGCGCGACGTGTTCGGCGGGTTCTCGCGCGTGCTCGCGCAGAGTCCGGCCGATGCGGAGCGGCTGACCTCGCTCGGCGCGCGCAACGTGAGCGTGCTCGGCAACCTGAAATTCGACATGACGACGCCGCCGGAACTCGCGGCGCGCGGCCATGCGTGGCGCGATGCGATCGGCGCGCGGCCCGTGTGGGTCGCCGCCAGCACGCGCGAGAACGAGGAGGCGCTGGTGCTGCAGGCGTTCGCGGCGATGCGCACGCCCGGCGCGCTGCTGGTGCTCGTGCCGCGTCATCCACAGCGTTTTGCCGAAGTCGAGGCGCTCGTCGAGCGCAACGGGCTCAAGGGCGCGCGGCGCTCCGTATGGGCGGCCGATGCCGCCGCGCTCGCGGCCGGCCGGCCGGCGGCCGAACCGCTGCCGGATGACGTGACGGTGCTGCTCGGCGATTCGATGGGCGAGCTCGGCGCGTATTACGCGGCCGCCGACGTCGCGTTCATCGGCGGCAGCCTGCTGCCGCTCGGCGGACAGAACCTGATCGAAGCGTGCGCGGTCGGCGTGCCGGTGCTGATCGGGCCGCACGTGTTCAACTTCACGCAGGCGACCGCCGACGCGGTCGCGGCGGGCGCGGCGATGCAGGTCGCGGACCCGCTCGATCTCGCGCACGTGCTCGACGCGCTGTTCGCCGACAAGGCGCGGCGCATCGCGATGGGCGCGGCCGGCGCGGCGTTCGCGTCGCGTCACCGCGGCGCGACCGCGCGCACGGTCGACGTGCTTGCGGCGTTGCTGCCGCCCGCCGTACGCGGCGCGCGCGCGCTGCAGGACACGCAGGACGCCTCCGACGAATAG
- a CDS encoding phosphomannomutase/phosphoglucomutase: MISQSIFKAYDIRGVVGKTLDVDTARAIGRAFGSEVRAQGGDAVVVARDGRLSGPDLVGALADGLRAAGVDVVDVGMVPTPVGYFAASVPLALKGGERRVDSCIVVTGSHNPPDYNGFKMVLRGAAIYGEQIQALYRRIVDERFETGSGTYEQLDVADQYIARIVGDVKLARPLKLVVDAGNGVAGPLATRLFKALGCELVERFTDIDGTFPNHHPDPAHPENLQDVIQALNDTDAELGFAFDGDGDRLGVVTKDGQIIYPDRQLMLFAEEVLSRNPGALIIYDVKCTRNLARWVKSKGGEPLMWKTGHSLVKAKLRETGAPLAGEMSGHVFFKDRWYGFDDGLYTGARLLEILTKTADPSALLNGLPDAMSTPELQLWLDEGENFRLIDKLQKEAKFDGADEVVTIDGLRVEYPDGFGLARSSNTTPVVVMRFESETQEGLKRIQEDFRRVLTAAKPDVKLPF, translated from the coding sequence ATGATCTCCCAATCCATCTTCAAGGCATATGACATTCGTGGCGTGGTCGGCAAGACACTCGACGTCGACACGGCGCGTGCGATCGGCCGGGCATTCGGCAGCGAAGTGCGTGCGCAGGGCGGCGACGCGGTCGTCGTCGCGCGCGACGGCCGCTTGTCCGGGCCCGATCTCGTCGGCGCACTCGCCGATGGCCTGCGTGCGGCAGGCGTCGACGTCGTCGACGTCGGCATGGTGCCCACGCCGGTCGGCTATTTTGCGGCGAGCGTGCCGCTGGCGCTGAAGGGCGGCGAGCGCCGCGTCGATTCGTGCATCGTCGTCACGGGCAGCCACAACCCGCCCGATTACAACGGTTTCAAGATGGTGCTGCGCGGCGCCGCGATCTACGGCGAGCAGATCCAGGCGCTGTACCGCCGCATCGTCGACGAACGCTTCGAGACGGGCAGCGGCACCTATGAGCAGCTCGACGTCGCGGATCAATACATCGCGCGCATCGTCGGCGACGTGAAGCTCGCCCGCCCGCTGAAGCTCGTCGTCGACGCCGGCAACGGCGTCGCCGGCCCGCTCGCGACGCGCCTGTTCAAGGCGCTCGGCTGCGAACTCGTCGAGCGCTTCACCGACATCGACGGCACGTTCCCGAACCACCACCCCGATCCCGCGCATCCGGAAAACCTGCAGGACGTGATCCAGGCGCTGAACGACACCGATGCCGAGCTCGGCTTCGCGTTCGACGGCGACGGCGACCGCCTCGGCGTCGTCACGAAGGACGGCCAGATCATCTATCCGGACCGCCAGCTGATGCTGTTCGCGGAAGAAGTGCTGTCGCGCAACCCGGGCGCGCTGATCATCTACGACGTGAAGTGCACGCGCAATCTCGCGCGCTGGGTGAAGTCCAAGGGCGGCGAGCCGCTGATGTGGAAGACGGGCCACTCGCTCGTGAAGGCGAAGCTGCGCGAGACGGGTGCGCCGCTCGCCGGCGAAATGAGCGGCCACGTGTTCTTCAAGGATCGCTGGTACGGCTTCGACGACGGCCTCTACACGGGCGCGCGCCTGCTCGAGATCCTCACGAAGACGGCCGATCCGAGCGCGCTGCTCAACGGGCTGCCCGATGCGATGAGCACGCCCGAGCTGCAGCTCTGGCTCGATGAAGGCGAAAACTTCCGCCTGATCGACAAGCTGCAGAAAGAGGCGAAGTTCGACGGCGCCGACGAAGTCGTGACGATCGACGGACTGCGCGTCGAGTACCCGGACGGCTTCGGCCTCGCGCGTTCGTCGAACACGACGCCGGTCGTCGTGATGCGTTTCGAGTCGGAGACGCAGGAAGGGCTCAAGCGTATCCAGGAGGACTTCCGCCGCGTGCTGACGGCCGCGAAGCCGGACGTCAAGCTGCCGTTCTGA